One Variibacter gotjawalensis genomic window, CAAAGCTGACCCGATCGAGATGACAGTCGTGCGCGACGTCAGCGATGTCATCGACGAGATTTATCCGCTCTATCTCAACGTCTACGAGCGCTCGAGCCTGCACTTCGAGAAGCTGACGAAGGAATACCTTATCGAACTCGGCCGCCGTATGCCGGATCGCGTTCGCTTTTTCCTCTGGCGTCAGAACGGCAAGATCGTCGCGTTCAACCTCTGCATGGTGCACGCCGACGCGATCTATGACGAATACATCGGCCTCGATTACACGGTCGCGCTGAACCTGCACCTCTATCACTACACGTTCCGTGACGTGATGAATTGGGCGATCGCGCAAGGTTACAAGCGCTTCGTCAGCAACGGCCTCAACTACGATCCGAAGCTGCATCTCCGTCAGGAGTTGGCGCCGATCGATCTCTACGTGCGTCACACGTCTGCCATTGCGAACTTCGGTCTCGGCATCGCGCTGCCGTTGCTCGAGCCGACGCGCTACGACAAGACGCTCAAGAAATTCCCCAACTACGCCGACTTGTGGGGCTGAGGCTTCTCAGCATTCTCCGTCATGGCCCGGCTTGTCCGGGCCATCCACGTCTTTCTGATCTGTGGGGCTAATTAAGACGTGGATGGCCCGCATTAAGCGGGCCATGACGAACGATAGGTCGCGCTCCGTAAGCGACGGCAGGTGATTGCTGTTCAAATCGATTAGTACGAGCGGCCCTTCAGCGTATCCTTCAATTTACCGAAAGCGTTCTGAACCTTGCCGGCGACCTTGTCGGCCTTGCCTTCGACGCGAAGCTGTGTGCTGCCGGTGATTTTTCCGGCCGTGTCTTTGATCGATCCTTTGATCTGCTTCGCCGCGCCTTTGATTCGGTTCTTGTCCATGCGGTCCTCCCGATGATCAAACCAACGTGGACCGCGCTCGGCAAGTTCCCTCAGGTGCTTTCAGGTTCGACCAATCCGGGATCGTCCTCGCGCACCGAATTCACGCGGCGCGATACACGCCACATCCGCATCGGCTCGGACGGGTAGGGCTTGAGCAACTCGCGCGGATCCGCTTCCTCGCTGATCCACCGCTCGCAATCCTCGTTGCGCAGGATCACCGGCATGCGGTGATGGATCTGCGCCATCAGCTCATTCGCGTCGACCGTGAGCACCGCAAACGTGCGCTGCCACTCGCCGGTCTCCGGATGTTTCCAATTGTCCCACAAGCCGGCGAGCGCGAAGGGTGCGCCATCCTTCATACCGATCGCGTACGGCTGCTTCGCGCCGCCTTCCTCGCGCCACTCGAAGAAATTGTCGACCGGAATGATACAGCGCCGTTTGGCATAGCTCTCCGCGAACATGCGTGAGGTCGCGACCGTCTCGGCGCGGATGTTGACGAGCTTCGTCTTCGGCTTCGCGTCCTTGTTGAAGTTCGGCACATAGCCCCAGCGGATCAGGTCGAGCGAGCGCTCGCTGCTGCGGTGGTTCTCGCGGATGACCAGCAAGTCTTGCCCCGGCGCGCCGTTGTAGCGGCGCGGGATATTGCTGAGTCGGGAGTCGACGATGTCGAGACCATCGACGAACTGCAACTTGAACGGCTCGCTGAACTGGCTGATGCGTGCGCACATAGAGAGCTTTTTCGAGTGAAGTGGATACCGGTTCACGTCAAGAAAATGCGACCAGCAGGAAGCTTAATATGCGAAGCCGTGGCCGCGACCTCAAGGCGGTTGATCGCGCCCGCATGGGTGCTACACAGCCCGGATGACTGACGCCGCAGAAGCGCACGAGCCCCCGCCGGGTGATCCCGAATACGCCTACAAGCCGTCCGTCATGGGCAGCGCGTGCGCGTTTCGTGCGGCGCCGGACGAGTTCCACTGGGAGGTCGGCCGCCACGGCGGCGAGGTTCCGTATAGCGATATCCGCGCGATCCGCTTGTCGTTTCGCCCGATCACGCTGGCGAACTATCGGTTCATCGCAGAGATCTGGGTGAAGGGTCTGCCGAAGCTCACCGTCGCGTCGACCTCATGGCGCAGCATGGTGGAGCAGCAGCGCCGCGATGCCGACTACACGGCGTTTCTGCGCACGCTGCATGAGCGCATCCGCGCGACCGGGTCGACGCCTCAGCTTCTCGTCGGACTGTCGCCGTATTTGTATTGGCCCGGCATCGTCGCGATGATCGGCATGTTCGTCGCAATGGTGGTGCTGATCTGGCGCACAGTGTCGGCAGGCGTCGGCGGCGCGGCCGCATTTGGCTTTGTATTTATGGCGCTGTTGGCTTGGCAACTCGGCACATTCTTCTATCGCAATCGTCCCGGTTATTACCGCGCCGATGCGCTGCCGCCGCAAGTCCTGCCGCTCGACAGCTAAACGTCTTCGTCCTTCGCCTCTCTGCGGCGGACGAAGCCGCTCGCGACATCCGTCATTGTCGGCCGCGGCAATGCCGTGAATGGAAGCGGACGCACGACGTCGATCGCCGCGAGCCCGAGACGCGCCGTCAGCAGGCCGTTCAACACGCCTTCGCCGAGCTTCGCCGACAGCTTCGCGGC contains:
- a CDS encoding SOS response-associated peptidase — translated: MCARISQFSEPFKLQFVDGLDIVDSRLSNIPRRYNGAPGQDLLVIRENHRSSERSLDLIRWGYVPNFNKDAKPKTKLVNIRAETVATSRMFAESYAKRRCIIPVDNFFEWREEGGAKQPYAIGMKDGAPFALAGLWDNWKHPETGEWQRTFAVLTVDANELMAQIHHRMPVILRNEDCERWISEEADPRELLKPYPSEPMRMWRVSRRVNSVREDDPGLVEPEST
- a CDS encoding CsbD family protein, whose protein sequence is MDKNRIKGAAKQIKGSIKDTAGKITGSTQLRVEGKADKVAGKVQNAFGKLKDTLKGRSY